From Camelina sativa cultivar DH55 chromosome 7, Cs, whole genome shotgun sequence, one genomic window encodes:
- the LOC104702509 gene encoding DNA topoisomerase 2-binding protein 1-like isoform X3 codes for MKTTQLFKGSNVFMSRNLVPPEVFDTLLDAFKLNGAEIFLCCDPSRSGPSDFHVIASPDHEKFKDLKAKGCNLIGPQCALSCAKEGRPLPQGGFTCCLAMDGLKVLASGFLMDEKVKIRELVTSMGGVFLSKSSSDVNFVIVKNVLAAKYKWALNTQKKPVVTLNWLHQCWTEHRVVPQEPYKVPPFSGLTICVTRIPGDERKGMEKVISEYGGSYSGELTRSCTHLIADAAEGDKYKVARKWGHIQIVTRKWFQQSIDRKVCLSEESYPVLSSIPLARGLRDKGIHHNVQEKFPLAAAVSVSVADSYASCAQSRDSDIEASASQNVFSTSMNPSTDVKEPSEGPHTRPQEQDIDGCTARDSESEDNDLYLSDCRIFLLGFEASEMRRLFKLVCRGGGSRYMLLDERMTHIVVGTPSESEKREVRSIAASGVVQVVTPSWLEDCDRERKEIPVHKLYTADHLILPRDSACLTKGSFAGMSSMEQGKNTLGQTMAYDSSSRSINVSNGPATFLGNKEAMQEFGRKDKIHAERKIVSPKQKETRISPVTSKSIDQQSNQYEFNGQNVNERMSSVFKGKTFCFSHSFPEDRRPEIVEWVNQGGGEVVVNDPMINNADFTIESHGGFRSAGTTHISYVSSHWVRSCLEDGCLAAVSSHIVYSPLPCQTPLPGFESFCICSSQHDDKDIKLLSNLCYVLGARFLKKLTRKVTHLLCNYANGSKYETASKWGIVSVTPDWVYECVRQNQVVSPDNFHPKELTTQDREAGSGASQFHTHFLPMSSRDNVSLLVSHSEEREYIQDFSGKNGKGEVNYRLGEAGRKQTFPSKKAKLFKDGQESHVPLLVSHSEEREYIQDFSGKNGKGEVNYRLGEAGREQTFPSKKAKLFKDSQESHVFPVGEPPRYCDRPSKSGEGNVSGNDAASSREVPDVADAIEDLSEQTSKIQHQKSPGRISEETLFSTSEQYNTGNHSVTGLSRHWINRVNKNDDMGSPPRNVTTGTYGNFSETQTESQVVSYEEDLSGRQMLIDRVRTRNSLT; via the exons ATGAAGACGACGCAACTATTTAAAGGTTCCAACGTCTTTATGTCTCGGAATCTGGTTCCTCCTGAAGTCTTCGATACACTTCTCGATGCTTTCAAGCTCAACGGTGCCGAAATCTTCCTCTGCTGCGACCCCTCTCGGAGCGGTCCCTCCGATTTTCATGTCATCGCTTCTCCCGATCAT GAGAAATTCAAGGATCTTAAAGCCAAGGGTTGTAACTTGATTG GTCCACAGTGTGCCCTCTCCTGTGCAAAAGAGGGTAGACCGCTGCCACAAGGGGGATTCACTTGTTGCCTAGCGATGGATGGTCTTAAAGTTCTTGCTTCTGGTTTTCTGATGGATGAGAAG gtcAAGATAAGAGAGTTGGTTACTTCCATGGGGGGAGTTTTTCTTTCCAAATCTTCTTCTGATGTCAACTTCGTCATTGTCAAAAATGTCTTGGCTGCTAAGTACAAG TGGGCTCTGAATACTCAGAAGAAGCCAGTTGTTACACTGAATTGGTTACATCAGTGTTGGACTGAGCACCGTGTGGTTCCCCAGGAACCATATAAGGTTCCTCCTTTTTCTGGATTGACAATCTGTGTCACAAGAATTCCAGGAG ACGAGCGTAAGGGAATGGAGAAGGTTATTTCAGAATATGGAGGGAGCTACTCTGGTGAGCTAACAAGGAGTTGTACACATCTGATCGCTGAT GCTGCCGAAGGTGACAAATACAAAGTTGCTCGAAAATGGGGTCACATTCAAATTGTCACACGGAAATGGTTTCAGCAGTCCATCGATAGAAAAG TCTGTCTCAGTGAAGAGTCATATCCTGTTCTCAGTTCCATACCCTTGGCACGAGGGTTGCGTGATAAAGGAATCCATCATAATGTTCAAGAAAAGTTTCCTTTGGCCGCAGCTGTGTCTGTGTCTGTGGCAGATTCATATGCTTCTTGTGCTCAGTCTAGAGACTCGGATATAGAAGCTTCTGCCTCACAAAATGTTTTTTCCACTTCTATGAACCCCAGTACCGATGTTAAAGAACCAAGTGAAGGCCCACATACAAGGCCGCAAGAGCAAGATATTGATGGTTGTACTGCCAGAGATTCAGAATCCGAAGACAATGACCTGTACTTATCAGATTGTAGAATTTTTCTGCTTGGTTTTGAAGCTTCTGAAATGCGTAGACTTTTTAAGTTGGTCTGTAGAGGTGGTGGATCCCGGTATATGCTGCTAGACGAAAGAATGACTCATATTGTTGTTGGAACTCCTTCAGAGAG TGAGAAAAGAGAGGTGAGGAGTATTGCAGCTTCTGGTGTCGTTCAAGTAGTCACACCCAGTTGGCTTGAAGATTGTGATCGTGAGAGAAAAGAAATTCCAGTTCATAAATTATATACTGCTGACCACTTGATTCTTCCAAGAG ATTCTGCATGCTTGACCAAGGGATCATTTGCAGGGATGTCAAGTATGGAACAGGGTAAAAATACACTCGGTCAGACCATGGCATATGATTCATCTTCAAGGAGTATCAATGTTTCAAATGGGCCAGCAACTTTTCTGGGAAACAAAGAAGCAATGCAGGAATTTGGCAGGAAAGATAAGATTCATGCGGAAAGGAAAATAGTATCAcctaagcaaaaagaaacacgTATTTCCCCTGTAACTAGTAAAAGCATAGACCAACAGAGTAATCAATATGAATTCAATGGTCAAAACGTGAATGAAAGAATGTCATCTGTATTTAAGGGGAAGACATTTTGTTTCTCGCATTCTTTTCCTGAAGATCGG CGACCTGAAATCGTGGAATGGGTGAATCAAGGTGGAGGAGAAGTGGTGGTAAATGATCCTATGATAAATAACGCAGATTTTACTATTGAATCCCATGGTGGGTTCCGAAGTGCCGGGACTACCCATATTAGCTATGTCTCAAGTCATTGGGTTCGATCTTGTTTAGAG GATGGTTGTTTAGCTGCTGTTAGTAGTCATATCGTCTACTCACCTCTTCCCTGCCAGACACCTTTGCCTGGATTCGAAAGCTTTTGCATTTGTAGTTCCCAACATGACGACAAGGATATAAAACTCCTGTCAAATTTGTGTTATGTACTTGGAgcaagatttttgaaaaaactaaCCAGGAAAGTGACTCACTTGCTATGCAACTATGCTAACGGAAGTAAGTATGAGACAGCTTCCAAATGGGGAATAGTTTCCGTGACACCTGACTGGGTTTATGAATGTGTTAGACAG AATCAAGTTGTTAGTCCAGACAACTTCCATCCAAAGGAATTGACAACTCAAGACAGAGAAGCAGGTTCTGGCGCAAGTCAATTCCATACACATTTTTTGCCAATGTCCTCAAGGGACAATGTGTCTCTACTTGTAAGCCACTCTGAAGAAAGGGAATATATTCAAGATTTTTCTGGCAAAAACGGTAAAGGTGAAGTAAATTACAGACTTGGAGAAGCTGGAAGGAAACAGACTTTTCCGTCTAAGAAGGCAAAACTTTTCAAAGATGGTCAAGAAAGTCATGTGCCTCTACTTGTAAGCCACTCTGAAGAGAGGGAATATATTCAAGATTTTTCTGGCAAAAACGGTAAAGGTGAAGTAAATTACAGACTTGGAGAAGCTGGAAGGGAACAGACTTTTCCGTCTAAGAAG GCAAAACTTTTCAAAGATAGTCAAGAAAGTCATGTGTTTCCTGTGGGAGAGCCTCCAAGATATTGTGATCGCCCTTCGAAGTCCGGAGAAGGCAATGTCTCTGGAAATGATGCAGCAAGTAGTCGTGAAGTTCCAGATGTGGCTGATGCTATTGAGGATCTGTCGGAGCAGACAAGCAAA ATTCAACATCAGAAGTCTCCTGGGAGGATTTCAGAAGAGACT CTTTTTTCAACTAGTGAACAATACAATACCGGAAATCACTCTGTCACTGGGCTGTCTAGACACTGGATAAACAG GGTAAATAAGAATGACGACATGGGCAGTCCTCCACGAAATGTAACTACAGGCACTTACGGAAACTTTAGTGAGACGCAGACAGAATCGCAG GTTGTTAGTTACGAGGAAGATCTTTCAGGAAGGCAGATGCTTATAGACAGAGTTAGAACACGAAATAGCTTAACGTAA
- the LOC104702509 gene encoding DNA topoisomerase 2-binding protein 1-like isoform X1, with the protein MKTTQLFKGSNVFMSRNLVPPEVFDTLLDAFKLNGAEIFLCCDPSRSGPSDFHVIASPDHEKFKDLKAKGCNLIGPQCALSCAKEGRPLPQGGFTCCLAMDGLKVLASGFLMDEKVKIRELVTSMGGVFLSKSSSDVNFVIVKNVLAAKYKWALNTQKKPVVTLNWLHQCWTEHRVVPQEPYKVPPFSGLTICVTRIPGDERKGMEKVISEYGGSYSGELTRSCTHLIADAAEGDKYKVARKWGHIQIVTRKWFQQSIDRKVCLSEESYPVLSSIPLARGLRDKGIHHNVQEKFPLAAAVSVSVADSYASCAQSRDSDIEASASQNVFSTSMNPSTDVKEPSEGPHTRPQEQDIDGCTARDSESEDNDLYLSDCRIFLLGFEASEMRRLFKLVCRGGGSRYMLLDERMTHIVVGTPSESEKREVRSIAASGVVQVVTPSWLEDCDRERKEIPVHKLYTADHLILPRDSACLTKGSFAGMSSMEQGKNTLGQTMAYDSSSRSINVSNGPATFLGNKEAMQEFGRKDKIHAERKIVSPKQKETRISPVTSKSIDQQSNQYEFNGQNVNERMSSVFKGKTFCFSHSFPEDRRPEIVEWVNQGGGEVVVNDPMINNADFTIESHGGFRSAGTTHISYVSSHWVRSCLEDGCLAAVSSHIVYSPLPCQTPLPGFESFCICSSQHDDKDIKLLSNLCYVLGARFLKKLTRKVTHLLCNYANGSKYETASKWGIVSVTPDWVYECVRQNQVVSPDNFHPKELTTQDREAGSGASQFHTHFLPMSSRDNVSLLVSHSEEREYIQDFSGKNGKGEVNYRLGEAGRKQTFPSKKAKLFKDGQESHVPLLVSHSEEREYIQDFSGKNGKGEVNYRLGEAGREQTFPSKKAKLFKDGQESHVPLLVSHSEEREYIQDFSGKNGKGEVNNRLGEAGREQTFPSKKAKLFKDSQESHVFPVGEPPRYCDRPSKSGEGNVSGNDAASSREVPDVADAIEDLSEQTSKIQHQKSPGRISEETVSLQFVCSFILLIFSLSLSYQYLALFDSLMIKQLFSTSEQYNTGNHSVTGLSRHWINRVNKNDDMGSPPRNVTTGTYGNFSETQTESQVVSYEEDLSGRQMLIDRVRTRNSLT; encoded by the exons ATGAAGACGACGCAACTATTTAAAGGTTCCAACGTCTTTATGTCTCGGAATCTGGTTCCTCCTGAAGTCTTCGATACACTTCTCGATGCTTTCAAGCTCAACGGTGCCGAAATCTTCCTCTGCTGCGACCCCTCTCGGAGCGGTCCCTCCGATTTTCATGTCATCGCTTCTCCCGATCAT GAGAAATTCAAGGATCTTAAAGCCAAGGGTTGTAACTTGATTG GTCCACAGTGTGCCCTCTCCTGTGCAAAAGAGGGTAGACCGCTGCCACAAGGGGGATTCACTTGTTGCCTAGCGATGGATGGTCTTAAAGTTCTTGCTTCTGGTTTTCTGATGGATGAGAAG gtcAAGATAAGAGAGTTGGTTACTTCCATGGGGGGAGTTTTTCTTTCCAAATCTTCTTCTGATGTCAACTTCGTCATTGTCAAAAATGTCTTGGCTGCTAAGTACAAG TGGGCTCTGAATACTCAGAAGAAGCCAGTTGTTACACTGAATTGGTTACATCAGTGTTGGACTGAGCACCGTGTGGTTCCCCAGGAACCATATAAGGTTCCTCCTTTTTCTGGATTGACAATCTGTGTCACAAGAATTCCAGGAG ACGAGCGTAAGGGAATGGAGAAGGTTATTTCAGAATATGGAGGGAGCTACTCTGGTGAGCTAACAAGGAGTTGTACACATCTGATCGCTGAT GCTGCCGAAGGTGACAAATACAAAGTTGCTCGAAAATGGGGTCACATTCAAATTGTCACACGGAAATGGTTTCAGCAGTCCATCGATAGAAAAG TCTGTCTCAGTGAAGAGTCATATCCTGTTCTCAGTTCCATACCCTTGGCACGAGGGTTGCGTGATAAAGGAATCCATCATAATGTTCAAGAAAAGTTTCCTTTGGCCGCAGCTGTGTCTGTGTCTGTGGCAGATTCATATGCTTCTTGTGCTCAGTCTAGAGACTCGGATATAGAAGCTTCTGCCTCACAAAATGTTTTTTCCACTTCTATGAACCCCAGTACCGATGTTAAAGAACCAAGTGAAGGCCCACATACAAGGCCGCAAGAGCAAGATATTGATGGTTGTACTGCCAGAGATTCAGAATCCGAAGACAATGACCTGTACTTATCAGATTGTAGAATTTTTCTGCTTGGTTTTGAAGCTTCTGAAATGCGTAGACTTTTTAAGTTGGTCTGTAGAGGTGGTGGATCCCGGTATATGCTGCTAGACGAAAGAATGACTCATATTGTTGTTGGAACTCCTTCAGAGAG TGAGAAAAGAGAGGTGAGGAGTATTGCAGCTTCTGGTGTCGTTCAAGTAGTCACACCCAGTTGGCTTGAAGATTGTGATCGTGAGAGAAAAGAAATTCCAGTTCATAAATTATATACTGCTGACCACTTGATTCTTCCAAGAG ATTCTGCATGCTTGACCAAGGGATCATTTGCAGGGATGTCAAGTATGGAACAGGGTAAAAATACACTCGGTCAGACCATGGCATATGATTCATCTTCAAGGAGTATCAATGTTTCAAATGGGCCAGCAACTTTTCTGGGAAACAAAGAAGCAATGCAGGAATTTGGCAGGAAAGATAAGATTCATGCGGAAAGGAAAATAGTATCAcctaagcaaaaagaaacacgTATTTCCCCTGTAACTAGTAAAAGCATAGACCAACAGAGTAATCAATATGAATTCAATGGTCAAAACGTGAATGAAAGAATGTCATCTGTATTTAAGGGGAAGACATTTTGTTTCTCGCATTCTTTTCCTGAAGATCGG CGACCTGAAATCGTGGAATGGGTGAATCAAGGTGGAGGAGAAGTGGTGGTAAATGATCCTATGATAAATAACGCAGATTTTACTATTGAATCCCATGGTGGGTTCCGAAGTGCCGGGACTACCCATATTAGCTATGTCTCAAGTCATTGGGTTCGATCTTGTTTAGAG GATGGTTGTTTAGCTGCTGTTAGTAGTCATATCGTCTACTCACCTCTTCCCTGCCAGACACCTTTGCCTGGATTCGAAAGCTTTTGCATTTGTAGTTCCCAACATGACGACAAGGATATAAAACTCCTGTCAAATTTGTGTTATGTACTTGGAgcaagatttttgaaaaaactaaCCAGGAAAGTGACTCACTTGCTATGCAACTATGCTAACGGAAGTAAGTATGAGACAGCTTCCAAATGGGGAATAGTTTCCGTGACACCTGACTGGGTTTATGAATGTGTTAGACAG AATCAAGTTGTTAGTCCAGACAACTTCCATCCAAAGGAATTGACAACTCAAGACAGAGAAGCAGGTTCTGGCGCAAGTCAATTCCATACACATTTTTTGCCAATGTCCTCAAGGGACAATGTGTCTCTACTTGTAAGCCACTCTGAAGAAAGGGAATATATTCAAGATTTTTCTGGCAAAAACGGTAAAGGTGAAGTAAATTACAGACTTGGAGAAGCTGGAAGGAAACAGACTTTTCCGTCTAAGAAGGCAAAACTTTTCAAAGATGGTCAAGAAAGTCATGTGCCTCTACTTGTAAGCCACTCTGAAGAGAGGGAATATATTCAAGATTTTTCTGGCAAAAACGGTAAAGGTGAAGTAAATTACAGACTTGGAGAAGCTGGAAGGGAACAGACTTTTCCGTCTAAGAAGGCAAAACTATTCAAAGATGGTCAAGAAAGTCATGTGCCTCTACTTGTAAGCCACTCTGAAGAGAGGGAATATATTCAAGATTTTTCTGGCAAAAACGGTAAAGGTGAAGTAAATAACAGACTTGGAGAAGCTGGAAGGGAACAGACTTTTCCGTCTAAGAAGGCAAAACTTTTCAAAGATAGTCAAGAAAGTCATGTGTTTCCTGTGGGAGAGCCTCCAAGATATTGTGATCGCCCTTCGAAGTCCGGAGAAGGCAATGTCTCTGGAAATGATGCAGCAAGTAGTCGTGAAGTTCCAGATGTGGCTGATGCTATTGAGGATCTGTCGGAGCAGACAAGCAAA ATTCAACATCAGAAGTCTCCTGGGAGGATTTCAGAAGAGACTGTATCCTTACAGTTTGTGTGTTCATtcattcttcttattttttctctttctctgagtTATCAATATTTGGCATTGTTTGACTCCTTGATGATAAAACAGCTTTTTTCAACTAGTGAACAATACAATACCGGAAATCACTCTGTCACTGGGCTGTCTAGACACTGGATAAACAG GGTAAATAAGAATGACGACATGGGCAGTCCTCCACGAAATGTAACTACAGGCACTTACGGAAACTTTAGTGAGACGCAGACAGAATCGCAG GTTGTTAGTTACGAGGAAGATCTTTCAGGAAGGCAGATGCTTATAGACAGAGTTAGAACACGAAATAGCTTAACGTAA
- the LOC104702509 gene encoding DNA topoisomerase 2-binding protein 1-like isoform X2: protein MKTTQLFKGSNVFMSRNLVPPEVFDTLLDAFKLNGAEIFLCCDPSRSGPSDFHVIASPDHEKFKDLKAKGCNLIGPQCALSCAKEGRPLPQGGFTCCLAMDGLKVLASGFLMDEKVKIRELVTSMGGVFLSKSSSDVNFVIVKNVLAAKYKWALNTQKKPVVTLNWLHQCWTEHRVVPQEPYKVPPFSGLTICVTRIPGDERKGMEKVISEYGGSYSGELTRSCTHLIADAAEGDKYKVARKWGHIQIVTRKWFQQSIDRKVCLSEESYPVLSSIPLARGLRDKGIHHNVQEKFPLAAAVSVSVADSYASCAQSRDSDIEASASQNVFSTSMNPSTDVKEPSEGPHTRPQEQDIDGCTARDSESEDNDLYLSDCRIFLLGFEASEMRRLFKLVCRGGGSRYMLLDERMTHIVVGTPSESEKREVRSIAASGVVQVVTPSWLEDCDRERKEIPVHKLYTADHLILPRDSACLTKGSFAGMSSMEQGKNTLGQTMAYDSSSRSINVSNGPATFLGNKEAMQEFGRKDKIHAERKIVSPKQKETRISPVTSKSIDQQSNQYEFNGQNVNERMSSVFKGKTFCFSHSFPEDRRPEIVEWVNQGGGEVVVNDPMINNADFTIESHGGFRSAGTTHISYVSSHWVRSCLEDGCLAAVSSHIVYSPLPCQTPLPGFESFCICSSQHDDKDIKLLSNLCYVLGARFLKKLTRKVTHLLCNYANGSKYETASKWGIVSVTPDWVYECVRQNQVVSPDNFHPKELTTQDREAGSGASQFHTHFLPMSSRDNVSLLVSHSEEREYIQDFSGKNGKGEVNYRLGEAGRKQTFPSKKAKLFKDGQESHVPLLVSHSEEREYIQDFSGKNGKGEVNYRLGEAGREQTFPSKKAKLFKDGQESHVPLLVSHSEEREYIQDFSGKNGKGEVNNRLGEAGREQTFPSKKAKLFKDSQESHVFPVGEPPRYCDRPSKSGEGNVSGNDAASSREVPDVADAIEDLSEQTSKIQHQKSPGRISEETLFSTSEQYNTGNHSVTGLSRHWINRVNKNDDMGSPPRNVTTGTYGNFSETQTESQVVSYEEDLSGRQMLIDRVRTRNSLT, encoded by the exons ATGAAGACGACGCAACTATTTAAAGGTTCCAACGTCTTTATGTCTCGGAATCTGGTTCCTCCTGAAGTCTTCGATACACTTCTCGATGCTTTCAAGCTCAACGGTGCCGAAATCTTCCTCTGCTGCGACCCCTCTCGGAGCGGTCCCTCCGATTTTCATGTCATCGCTTCTCCCGATCAT GAGAAATTCAAGGATCTTAAAGCCAAGGGTTGTAACTTGATTG GTCCACAGTGTGCCCTCTCCTGTGCAAAAGAGGGTAGACCGCTGCCACAAGGGGGATTCACTTGTTGCCTAGCGATGGATGGTCTTAAAGTTCTTGCTTCTGGTTTTCTGATGGATGAGAAG gtcAAGATAAGAGAGTTGGTTACTTCCATGGGGGGAGTTTTTCTTTCCAAATCTTCTTCTGATGTCAACTTCGTCATTGTCAAAAATGTCTTGGCTGCTAAGTACAAG TGGGCTCTGAATACTCAGAAGAAGCCAGTTGTTACACTGAATTGGTTACATCAGTGTTGGACTGAGCACCGTGTGGTTCCCCAGGAACCATATAAGGTTCCTCCTTTTTCTGGATTGACAATCTGTGTCACAAGAATTCCAGGAG ACGAGCGTAAGGGAATGGAGAAGGTTATTTCAGAATATGGAGGGAGCTACTCTGGTGAGCTAACAAGGAGTTGTACACATCTGATCGCTGAT GCTGCCGAAGGTGACAAATACAAAGTTGCTCGAAAATGGGGTCACATTCAAATTGTCACACGGAAATGGTTTCAGCAGTCCATCGATAGAAAAG TCTGTCTCAGTGAAGAGTCATATCCTGTTCTCAGTTCCATACCCTTGGCACGAGGGTTGCGTGATAAAGGAATCCATCATAATGTTCAAGAAAAGTTTCCTTTGGCCGCAGCTGTGTCTGTGTCTGTGGCAGATTCATATGCTTCTTGTGCTCAGTCTAGAGACTCGGATATAGAAGCTTCTGCCTCACAAAATGTTTTTTCCACTTCTATGAACCCCAGTACCGATGTTAAAGAACCAAGTGAAGGCCCACATACAAGGCCGCAAGAGCAAGATATTGATGGTTGTACTGCCAGAGATTCAGAATCCGAAGACAATGACCTGTACTTATCAGATTGTAGAATTTTTCTGCTTGGTTTTGAAGCTTCTGAAATGCGTAGACTTTTTAAGTTGGTCTGTAGAGGTGGTGGATCCCGGTATATGCTGCTAGACGAAAGAATGACTCATATTGTTGTTGGAACTCCTTCAGAGAG TGAGAAAAGAGAGGTGAGGAGTATTGCAGCTTCTGGTGTCGTTCAAGTAGTCACACCCAGTTGGCTTGAAGATTGTGATCGTGAGAGAAAAGAAATTCCAGTTCATAAATTATATACTGCTGACCACTTGATTCTTCCAAGAG ATTCTGCATGCTTGACCAAGGGATCATTTGCAGGGATGTCAAGTATGGAACAGGGTAAAAATACACTCGGTCAGACCATGGCATATGATTCATCTTCAAGGAGTATCAATGTTTCAAATGGGCCAGCAACTTTTCTGGGAAACAAAGAAGCAATGCAGGAATTTGGCAGGAAAGATAAGATTCATGCGGAAAGGAAAATAGTATCAcctaagcaaaaagaaacacgTATTTCCCCTGTAACTAGTAAAAGCATAGACCAACAGAGTAATCAATATGAATTCAATGGTCAAAACGTGAATGAAAGAATGTCATCTGTATTTAAGGGGAAGACATTTTGTTTCTCGCATTCTTTTCCTGAAGATCGG CGACCTGAAATCGTGGAATGGGTGAATCAAGGTGGAGGAGAAGTGGTGGTAAATGATCCTATGATAAATAACGCAGATTTTACTATTGAATCCCATGGTGGGTTCCGAAGTGCCGGGACTACCCATATTAGCTATGTCTCAAGTCATTGGGTTCGATCTTGTTTAGAG GATGGTTGTTTAGCTGCTGTTAGTAGTCATATCGTCTACTCACCTCTTCCCTGCCAGACACCTTTGCCTGGATTCGAAAGCTTTTGCATTTGTAGTTCCCAACATGACGACAAGGATATAAAACTCCTGTCAAATTTGTGTTATGTACTTGGAgcaagatttttgaaaaaactaaCCAGGAAAGTGACTCACTTGCTATGCAACTATGCTAACGGAAGTAAGTATGAGACAGCTTCCAAATGGGGAATAGTTTCCGTGACACCTGACTGGGTTTATGAATGTGTTAGACAG AATCAAGTTGTTAGTCCAGACAACTTCCATCCAAAGGAATTGACAACTCAAGACAGAGAAGCAGGTTCTGGCGCAAGTCAATTCCATACACATTTTTTGCCAATGTCCTCAAGGGACAATGTGTCTCTACTTGTAAGCCACTCTGAAGAAAGGGAATATATTCAAGATTTTTCTGGCAAAAACGGTAAAGGTGAAGTAAATTACAGACTTGGAGAAGCTGGAAGGAAACAGACTTTTCCGTCTAAGAAGGCAAAACTTTTCAAAGATGGTCAAGAAAGTCATGTGCCTCTACTTGTAAGCCACTCTGAAGAGAGGGAATATATTCAAGATTTTTCTGGCAAAAACGGTAAAGGTGAAGTAAATTACAGACTTGGAGAAGCTGGAAGGGAACAGACTTTTCCGTCTAAGAAGGCAAAACTATTCAAAGATGGTCAAGAAAGTCATGTGCCTCTACTTGTAAGCCACTCTGAAGAGAGGGAATATATTCAAGATTTTTCTGGCAAAAACGGTAAAGGTGAAGTAAATAACAGACTTGGAGAAGCTGGAAGGGAACAGACTTTTCCGTCTAAGAAGGCAAAACTTTTCAAAGATAGTCAAGAAAGTCATGTGTTTCCTGTGGGAGAGCCTCCAAGATATTGTGATCGCCCTTCGAAGTCCGGAGAAGGCAATGTCTCTGGAAATGATGCAGCAAGTAGTCGTGAAGTTCCAGATGTGGCTGATGCTATTGAGGATCTGTCGGAGCAGACAAGCAAA ATTCAACATCAGAAGTCTCCTGGGAGGATTTCAGAAGAGACT CTTTTTTCAACTAGTGAACAATACAATACCGGAAATCACTCTGTCACTGGGCTGTCTAGACACTGGATAAACAG GGTAAATAAGAATGACGACATGGGCAGTCCTCCACGAAATGTAACTACAGGCACTTACGGAAACTTTAGTGAGACGCAGACAGAATCGCAG GTTGTTAGTTACGAGGAAGATCTTTCAGGAAGGCAGATGCTTATAGACAGAGTTAGAACACGAAATAGCTTAACGTAA
- the LOC104702510 gene encoding 1-aminocyclopropane-1-carboxylate oxidase 5, protein MAIPVIDFSKLNGEEREKTLSEIAKACEEWGFFQLMNHGIPLELLNKVKTLSAECYKKEREEAFKTSSPVKLLNELVQKTSGEKLENVDWEDVFTLLDHNQNEWPSNTSGLKEAMGEYREEVRKLASKMMEVMDENLGLPKGYIKKAFNEGMEDGEETAFFGTKVSHYPPCPHPERVNGLRAHTDAGGVVLLFQDDEYDGLQVLKDGEWIDVQPLPNAIVINTGDQIEVLSNGRYKSAWHRGLAREEGNRRSIASFYNPSYKAAIGPAVVAEEGSENKYPKFVFGDYMDVYANQKFMPKEPRFLAVKSL, encoded by the exons ATGGCGATTCCTGTTATCGATTTCTCCAAGCTCAATGgcgaagagagagaaaagacaCTGTCTGAAATCGCTAAAGCATGCGAAGAATGGGGATTTTTTCAG CTGATGAACCATGGGATTCCATTGGAGCTTCTGAACAAGGTGAAGACGCTGAGCGCAGAGTGctacaaaaaagagagagaagaagcattCAAGACCTCAAGTCCCGTGAAGTTGCTCAACGAGTTGGTTCAGAAAACTTCTGGCGAGAAACTCGAAAACGTTGACTGGGAAGATGTCTTCACTCTCTTGGACCATAACCAAAACGAATGGCCATCCAACACTTCTGGCCTCAA agaggcgATGGGAGAATACAGAGAAGAAGTGAGGAAGCTAGCAAGCAAAATGATGGAAGTGATGGATGAGAATTTGGGTTTGCCTAAAGGTTACATAAAGAAAGCTTTCAACGAAGGAAtggaagatggagaagagacAGCTTTCTTTGGCACCAAAGTCAGCCATTACCCACCTTGTCCTCACCCGGAGCGCGTCAATGGCCTCCGAGCTCATACTGATGCAGGAGGTGTCGTTTTGCTGTTCCAAGACGATGAATATGACGGCCTTCAAGTCTTGAAAGACGGCGAGTGGATCGATGTTCAGCCTCTACCTAACGCCATTGTTATCAACACTGGTGATCAGATTGAAGTTCTTAGCAACGGAAG GTACAAGAGCGCGTGGCACAGGGGGTTGGCGAGGGAGGAAGGAAACAGAAGGTCCATAGCTTCCTTCTACAATCCATCGTACAAGGCCGCGATTGGGCCAGCCGTGGTGGCGGAGGAAGGAAGTGAGAACAAGTACCCAAAGTTTGTGTTTGGAGATTACATGGATGTCTATGCAAACCAGAAGTTCATGCCTAAGGAGCCTCGTTTTCTAGCTGTAAAATCTCTCTGA